Proteins co-encoded in one Acidobacteriota bacterium genomic window:
- a CDS encoding LemA family protein: MKPLWIVLGVVGLIILLLLFAGGSYVSTRNTLVEKNEAINQAFSQVNVVQQRRLDLIPNLVASVKGYVAEESTVLTNIANARAGVLAAGTDHAANIDANRKLDVALGPFFRLQEQYPNLRSNEQFMRLNDELAGTENRIAVERQRYNKVLEDYNVYVRQFPNSIWAGMAGFHYRDEYFKGNPENNVAPKVDFSK; the protein is encoded by the coding sequence AACCTTTATGGATCGTGCTGGGTGTCGTCGGCCTCATCATCCTGCTGCTGCTTTTTGCAGGCGGCAGCTACGTCAGCACCAGGAACACACTGGTCGAAAAGAACGAGGCCATCAACCAGGCTTTCTCGCAGGTTAACGTCGTTCAGCAGCGAAGGCTGGACCTGATACCGAACCTTGTGGCCTCGGTCAAAGGCTATGTCGCTGAAGAATCTACCGTGTTGACCAACATCGCCAATGCCCGCGCAGGAGTGCTGGCGGCAGGCACCGACCACGCCGCTAACATTGATGCCAATCGTAAGCTCGATGTCGCGCTGGGGCCGTTTTTCCGCCTGCAGGAACAGTATCCCAACCTGAGGAGCAACGAGCAGTTCATGCGCCTGAACGATGAGTTGGCTGGAACGGAAAACCGTATTGCCGTTGAGCGCCAGCGATACAACAAGGTGCTTGAGGATTACAATGTCTACGTTCGGCAGTTCCCCAACAGTATCTGGGCCGGTATGGCAGGCTTCCACTACCGTGACGAGTACTTCAAGGGGAACCCCGAGAACAATGTCGCGCCCAAGGTCGACTTCTCAAAATAA
- a CDS encoding STAS domain-containing protein: MSMKVSTRQVDGVTILDLSGRITLGEGSVTIRDAVRDLLAKGQSKILLNLGDISYIDSSGIGELVSAFTTVKNAGGELKLLNLTKKVQDLLQITKLYTVFDIKDDEASAISSFK, encoded by the coding sequence ATGAGCATGAAAGTATCTACCCGCCAAGTGGACGGCGTCACCATTCTCGACCTCAGCGGCCGCATTACGCTCGGCGAAGGCAGCGTCACAATTCGCGACGCAGTCCGCGACCTGCTTGCCAAGGGTCAAAGCAAGATCCTGCTCAACCTGGGAGACATCAGCTACATTGACAGCTCGGGTATCGGCGAACTGGTGAGCGCGTTCACCACGGTGAAGAACGCCGGCGGCGAGTTGAAGCTGCTGAACCTGACCAAGAAGGTCCAGGACCTGTTGCAGATCACCAAGCTGTACACCGTCTTCGACATCAAGGACGACGAGGCTTCGGCAATCTCCTCATTCAAATAG
- a CDS encoding ATP-binding protein: MIARTALADTTDKPRASFTLDSTLDSVNKIEQTAEQYAQRAGFDEDTIPHIAMAVREAAVNAVLHGNAYDVNKHITASFETTADDLVIRITDQGPGLDPSTLPDPLAPENILRGSGRGIFLIRAFMDEVNFRQLHPGTELTLIKHRTPAQSGT; encoded by the coding sequence ATGATTGCAAGGACAGCCTTGGCCGATACCACCGACAAGCCGCGCGCCAGTTTTACACTCGATTCCACCCTGGACAGTGTCAACAAGATCGAACAGACGGCGGAGCAGTACGCGCAGCGCGCAGGGTTCGACGAAGACACCATTCCCCACATAGCCATGGCGGTGCGGGAGGCGGCCGTGAACGCCGTTCTGCACGGCAACGCGTATGACGTGAACAAACACATCACCGCCTCGTTCGAGACAACGGCGGACGACCTGGTGATCCGCATCACCGACCAGGGACCGGGACTGGACCCAAGCACCCTGCCTGACCCGCTGGCCCCGGAAAACATCCTGCGCGGCTCCGGCAGAGGCATCTTTCTGATACGGGCCTTTATGGATGAGGTAAACTTTCGGCAGCTACACCCTGGCACCGAGCTGACATTGATTAAGCACCGCACACCCGCGCAGTCGGGGACCTAA
- a CDS encoding M13 family metallopeptidase: protein MKNCLACIAASIFLAVTAFGQKPAPAPQPLEAMPYSPSLDLTSLDRSVDPCNDFYKFSCGGWMKNNPIPSDQPRWDVYSKLANDNMQFLWGILEADARASNRTATQQKVGDYFAACMDTAAIDKLGAESIEPTLAAIDKLADRKSLIAYLGPLNRSTRGSFFFNSGSTQDPGDSNSVIAEIAAGGLGLPDRDYYLKTDAKSEETRKAYIAYVEKILTLVGEPAAAAQRDAAAIMRIETGLAKASLTRVERRDPYKQYHKMTVAQLAEQSPAINWPDYLRAQGVANVATLNLAQPAFQKAVDHALTTEPLDDLKAYLRFHALTAAATSLSSPFEDASFDFYSRYLRGTQQKPPRWKTCVRQVDRSLGEALGQEFVARTFSPATKQKTVLMTDQIEQAMQTEIEHLDWMSPATKQEALRKLHAVRNKIGYPDKWRDYSKLDIKAGDFFGNSVRAADFEAARDWAKVGKPVDRNEWDMTPPTVNAYYNPQMNDINFPAGVLQSPLYDSKSDDAPNYGDTGSTIGHELTHGFDDEGRQFDAQGNLKDWWTKEDAKGFEDRINCLRDQFATYVVVDDIHINSKLTSGEDVADLGGTLIAYMAWKKATENQRLSPIDGFTPDQRFFIGFAQWACENTREANSRLQAATDPHSPAFARINGIVTNLPEFAAAFKCKVGQPMVKAKVCKVW, encoded by the coding sequence ATGAAGAACTGCCTGGCGTGCATCGCTGCGTCTATTTTTCTTGCTGTAACAGCTTTTGGCCAGAAGCCTGCGCCAGCGCCTCAGCCGCTGGAAGCGATGCCCTATTCTCCATCGCTCGATCTTACATCGCTCGACCGCTCCGTCGACCCATGCAACGACTTCTACAAGTTCTCCTGCGGCGGATGGATGAAGAACAATCCCATCCCCTCCGACCAGCCCCGCTGGGATGTCTACTCGAAGCTCGCCAACGACAATATGCAGTTTCTCTGGGGCATCCTCGAGGCCGACGCCAGGGCCTCCAACCGCACCGCTACCCAGCAGAAGGTCGGCGATTACTTCGCCGCCTGCATGGACACCGCCGCCATCGATAAGCTCGGGGCCGAGTCGATCGAGCCCACCCTTGCGGCCATCGATAAGCTGGCGGACCGCAAGTCGCTGATCGCCTATCTTGGCCCGCTCAACCGCAGCACGCGCGGCAGCTTCTTCTTCAACTCCGGATCAACGCAGGATCCCGGCGACTCCAACTCCGTTATAGCCGAGATCGCTGCTGGCGGTCTTGGCCTCCCTGACCGCGACTACTACTTGAAGACCGATGCGAAGAGCGAAGAGACCCGCAAAGCCTATATCGCCTACGTCGAGAAGATTCTTACGCTCGTAGGCGAACCGGCAGCAGCGGCCCAGAGAGATGCAGCGGCCATCATGCGCATCGAGACCGGTCTGGCGAAGGCATCGCTCACTCGCGTCGAGCGTCGCGACCCCTACAAGCAGTACCACAAGATGACCGTCGCCCAGCTCGCGGAGCAGAGTCCTGCAATCAACTGGCCCGACTACCTGCGCGCGCAGGGAGTCGCCAACGTCGCCACGCTCAATCTCGCTCAGCCCGCCTTCCAGAAAGCCGTCGACCACGCCCTCACGACTGAACCTCTCGACGACTTGAAGGCGTACCTGCGCTTCCATGCTCTTACTGCGGCGGCTACGTCGCTCTCGTCTCCTTTTGAAGATGCGTCGTTCGACTTCTACAGCCGCTACCTGCGCGGCACGCAGCAGAAGCCTCCCCGATGGAAGACCTGCGTCCGGCAGGTCGATCGCTCGCTCGGCGAAGCCCTCGGGCAGGAGTTCGTCGCACGGACTTTCTCCCCTGCAACCAAGCAGAAGACCGTTCTGATGACCGACCAGATCGAACAGGCCATGCAGACTGAGATCGAACATCTGGACTGGATGAGCCCCGCCACCAAGCAGGAGGCGCTCCGCAAGCTGCACGCCGTCCGCAACAAGATCGGTTATCCCGACAAGTGGCGCGACTACTCGAAGCTCGACATCAAGGCAGGCGACTTCTTTGGTAACTCAGTTCGTGCCGCCGACTTTGAGGCGGCGCGCGACTGGGCCAAGGTCGGTAAGCCTGTCGATCGCAACGAGTGGGACATGACTCCGCCCACCGTCAACGCCTACTACAACCCGCAGATGAACGACATAAACTTTCCGGCTGGCGTGCTTCAGTCGCCGCTCTACGATTCGAAGTCCGACGACGCACCCAACTACGGCGACACCGGCTCGACCATCGGCCACGAACTCACCCACGGCTTCGACGACGAAGGCCGCCAGTTCGACGCGCAGGGCAATCTCAAAGACTGGTGGACGAAGGAAGACGCCAAGGGGTTTGAGGACCGCATCAACTGCCTCCGCGATCAGTTCGCGACGTACGTCGTCGTCGACGACATTCACATCAACTCCAAACTGACCAGCGGCGAAGACGTCGCCGACCTGGGCGGGACCCTGATCGCCTACATGGCATGGAAGAAGGCCACCGAGAACCAGCGCCTGTCTCCCATCGACGGCTTTACGCCCGATCAGCGCTTCTTCATCGGCTTTGCCCAGTGGGCCTGCGAGAACACCCGCGAAGCCAACAGCCGGCTCCAGGCAGCAACCGATCCTCACTCGCCAGCCTTTGCGCGCATCAATGGCATCGTCACCAACCTGCCGGAGTTTGCCGCCGCCTTCAAGTGCAAGGTTGGTCAACCCATGGTGAAGGCGAAAGTCTGTAAAGTCTGGTAA
- a CDS encoding magnesium transporter, whose product MSKTGNLKTTTVSALVGAPVRDAAGSLLGRVREFAVVPSEDSGRVLGLILRLSRSTSKEQGSMAPIESVEFVDDGLRLLPGATLKPPPEDSSLVLLERDLLDQQIIDVNGHKVVRVNDVNLQWEESSDTAKLTLRIAEVEVGLRGAVRRILKGFPSSAVDRIAARTRASVIPWDFVDLIDPARRVRLKVGQDHLAQMHPSDLADILEDLAPPERQALFESLDEEIAAETLEEVEPKLQKSLIQALDSEHVAGIVEEMDPGAAADLLAELSDEKSEAILEEMDPEERQEVEELLEFSQDSAAGRMTTEYIALSTESRVADVHAALLSFEGDIEMITDIYLVGEEGHLSGLIPIVRILLAGTETPLADLPRGHLVTCHVDTAGRKVAELFDKYNLRSLPVIDAEKKLIGVVHAEQVIALLRAAN is encoded by the coding sequence ATGAGCAAAACCGGCAACCTCAAAACGACGACTGTCTCAGCGCTGGTCGGCGCTCCCGTTCGCGATGCAGCGGGTAGCCTGCTGGGGCGTGTCCGCGAGTTTGCCGTAGTGCCTTCCGAGGACTCGGGCCGCGTCCTCGGCCTTATCCTCAGGCTCTCCCGCTCAACGTCGAAAGAGCAGGGAAGCATGGCGCCGATCGAATCGGTCGAGTTCGTCGACGACGGCCTCCGTCTTCTTCCAGGAGCAACCCTGAAGCCGCCGCCAGAGGACAGCTCGCTCGTCCTTCTGGAACGCGATCTGCTTGACCAGCAGATCATCGACGTCAACGGACATAAAGTTGTCCGCGTGAACGACGTCAATCTTCAGTGGGAAGAGTCTTCGGATACGGCAAAGCTGACCCTGCGAATCGCAGAGGTGGAGGTCGGCTTGAGGGGCGCCGTTCGCCGCATTCTCAAAGGCTTCCCATCTTCTGCCGTCGACCGGATAGCCGCGCGCACCAGGGCCAGCGTCATCCCGTGGGACTTCGTCGATCTGATCGACCCAGCCCGCCGTGTTCGCCTGAAGGTTGGCCAGGACCACCTCGCGCAGATGCACCCCTCCGACCTCGCCGATATTCTCGAAGACCTTGCACCGCCGGAGCGTCAGGCCCTCTTTGAAAGTCTGGACGAAGAGATCGCTGCCGAGACCCTGGAAGAGGTTGAGCCGAAGCTGCAAAAATCGCTGATCCAGGCGCTCGATTCGGAGCACGTGGCAGGCATCGTCGAGGAGATGGACCCTGGCGCCGCCGCCGACCTTCTCGCCGAGCTTTCCGACGAGAAGTCCGAGGCCATCCTCGAGGAGATGGACCCGGAGGAGCGCCAGGAGGTTGAGGAACTGCTGGAGTTTTCGCAGGACTCCGCCGCCGGCCGCATGACGACCGAGTACATCGCTCTGTCGACGGAGTCCCGCGTAGCCGACGTTCATGCCGCGTTGCTCTCCTTTGAGGGCGACATCGAGATGATCACCGATATCTACCTGGTCGGCGAAGAGGGCCATCTCAGCGGTCTCATCCCCATTGTGCGGATACTGCTTGCCGGAACTGAAACTCCACTGGCCGATCTCCCCCGTGGCCATCTGGTCACCTGCCACGTCGATACGGCTGGCCGCAAGGTTGCTGAACTCTTCGACAAGTACAACCTCCGCTCGCTTCCCGTCATCGACGCGGAAAAGAAGCTGATCGGAGTCGTCCACGCGGAACAGGTGATTGCGCTGCTACGCGCGGCCAATTGA
- a CDS encoding glycosyltransferase, with amino-acid sequence MKILYAAGLSPNDSSLYRLWALERLGHKVVAFNFFPYESSNKLVRKIVHRIAMGPQVDRFNLDLIAAAERERPDVLWADKLLWMRPRTLDRLRELGIVTVSYMIDNPFGSRQDPGWRLYMKGIPHYDLHVVQRDKNIQDYMARGARDVIKIQTAYEPTIHFPPTEDWSDKDRNREVSFIGTPYDDRAETLTRLSSEFGTVISGGRHVWQRALSPDAFKALYREGELFLEQYREAIWRSKINLSFITHSNQDEFVHKSFEIAGCGGFLLAERSPGHMARFKEDEEAVFFTGYEELALKIRRYLPDEAARTRIAAAGHARGQRDGYHNDRQVSLIILRAESILHKRNANK; translated from the coding sequence ATGAAGATCCTCTACGCAGCGGGCCTCTCCCCGAACGACTCGTCGCTCTATCGCTTATGGGCGTTGGAGCGGCTTGGCCACAAGGTCGTGGCGTTCAATTTCTTTCCGTATGAATCGTCGAACAAGCTTGTTCGAAAGATTGTCCATCGAATCGCAATGGGGCCGCAGGTCGATCGCTTCAATCTCGACCTGATCGCCGCCGCAGAGCGTGAGCGCCCCGATGTGCTTTGGGCCGATAAACTGCTTTGGATGCGTCCGCGTACTCTGGACCGCCTGCGCGAACTAGGCATCGTTACGGTCAGCTACATGATCGACAATCCCTTCGGTTCGCGCCAGGACCCCGGATGGCGACTCTACATGAAAGGCATTCCGCACTACGATCTCCATGTCGTACAGCGCGACAAGAACATTCAGGACTACATGGCCCGTGGCGCCCGCGACGTGATTAAAATTCAAACCGCCTACGAGCCCACCATTCATTTTCCGCCGACTGAGGACTGGTCTGACAAGGACCGTAACCGCGAGGTTTCCTTTATCGGAACACCGTATGATGATCGAGCTGAGACGCTCACGCGGCTCTCATCTGAATTTGGGACAGTGATTTCGGGTGGCCGGCATGTCTGGCAACGCGCTCTCTCGCCAGATGCCTTTAAGGCACTCTATCGTGAAGGCGAACTCTTTCTAGAGCAGTACCGTGAGGCCATCTGGCGCTCCAAAATCAATCTCAGCTTCATTACCCACTCCAATCAGGACGAGTTCGTCCATAAGAGCTTCGAGATAGCAGGCTGTGGCGGCTTCCTGCTCGCCGAGCGCTCCCCCGGTCATATGGCTCGCTTCAAAGAGGACGAGGAGGCAGTCTTCTTCACCGGGTATGAAGAGTTGGCGCTGAAGATTCGCCGCTACCTGCCCGACGAAGCAGCCCGCACACGGATCGCTGCTGCTGGACACGCTCGCGGACAGCGCGACGGTTACCACAACGACCGCCAGGTAAGCCTCATCATCCTGCGCGCAGAATCCATCCTTCACAAGCGCAACGCAAACAAGTAA
- a CDS encoding Nramp family divalent metal transporter: MTLWRRWRTRLLLFLAVLGPGFITANVDNDSGGILTYSQAGAQYGYALLWTIIPITLALIVVQEMCARMGVVTGKGLSDLIREEFGLRITFVIMILLVIVNFGNVMAEFAGIAGSMQLFHLSKYISVPVCAFIVWILIVKGDYKSVEKVFLVASSVYIAYILAGVLSGPNWHTALVQTVKLPERAVWSDRNYVYMTIGVIGTTITPWMQFYLQSSIVEKGISIKEYKHSRLDVIVGSIFTDVVAWFIIVACAATLFTHGVRNIAEASDAAEAMKPLAGQYAFILFAGGLFNASLFAACILPLSTAYTVCEGLGLESGLDKSFGEARFFYWFYTLLLSLGAAAVLIPNFPLIKVIIGSQVLNGVLLPVVLIFMLRLINRYELMGEYTNSRWFNVVAWLTAIIVIALSLVLMWNSIHG; the protein is encoded by the coding sequence ATGACACTGTGGCGAAGATGGCGGACGCGGTTGCTCCTCTTTCTCGCCGTGCTTGGCCCTGGCTTCATCACCGCCAACGTTGACAACGACTCCGGCGGCATCCTCACCTACTCGCAGGCGGGAGCGCAGTACGGCTACGCGCTTCTCTGGACCATCATCCCCATCACTCTCGCCCTCATCGTCGTGCAGGAGATGTGCGCGCGCATGGGCGTTGTCACAGGCAAGGGCCTCAGCGATCTCATCCGCGAGGAGTTCGGCCTCCGCATCACCTTCGTCATCATGATCCTGCTGGTCATCGTCAACTTCGGCAACGTCATGGCGGAGTTCGCGGGAATCGCCGGCTCCATGCAGCTCTTTCACCTCAGCAAATACATCAGCGTTCCGGTCTGCGCCTTCATCGTCTGGATACTCATCGTGAAGGGCGACTACAAGAGCGTCGAAAAGGTCTTCCTCGTCGCCAGCTCGGTCTATATTGCGTACATTCTGGCTGGCGTCCTCAGTGGTCCCAACTGGCACACAGCCCTCGTCCAGACCGTCAAATTGCCCGAACGCGCCGTCTGGAGTGACAGGAACTACGTCTACATGACAATCGGCGTCATCGGCACCACGATCACGCCATGGATGCAGTTCTACCTGCAATCGTCCATCGTCGAAAAGGGAATCAGCATCAAGGAGTACAAGCACTCCCGGCTCGACGTCATCGTCGGCTCCATCTTTACCGACGTCGTGGCCTGGTTCATCATTGTCGCCTGTGCGGCCACGCTCTTTACGCACGGCGTGCGCAACATCGCCGAGGCGTCCGACGCCGCCGAAGCGATGAAGCCTCTCGCCGGCCAGTATGCCTTCATCCTCTTCGCCGGGGGACTCTTCAACGCCTCGTTGTTCGCCGCCTGCATTCTTCCGCTCTCGACGGCATATACCGTCTGCGAGGGCCTGGGGCTCGAGAGCGGGCTCGACAAGAGCTTTGGTGAGGCGCGGTTCTTCTACTGGTTCTATACGCTGCTGCTCTCGCTGGGAGCAGCAGCCGTACTGATCCCGAACTTCCCTCTGATCAAGGTCATCATCGGCTCACAGGTGCTCAACGGGGTGCTTCTCCCCGTGGTGCTGATCTTCATGCTCCGGCTCATCAACCGGTACGAGCTGATGGGCGAGTATACAAACTCGCGCTGGTTCAATGTCGTCGCATGGCTGACGGCGATCATCGTCATCGCGCTGTCGCTGGTGCTGATGTGGAACAGCATCCACGGCTGA
- a CDS encoding (deoxy)nucleoside triphosphate pyrophosphohydrolase: protein MPRPVRFVVAALILRQGAEGTEVLICQRKPDQPMSLKWEFPGGKIESGETSEAALIRELNEELGINATLGKSVARVRHRYRNGGVIDLEFFTVTEFSGEIENRIFNDVRWAPLPTLTGYDFLAADHGLIQDLSDGKIL, encoded by the coding sequence ATGCCAAGGCCGGTAAGGTTCGTCGTGGCCGCGTTGATCCTGCGCCAGGGCGCGGAGGGAACCGAGGTGCTGATCTGCCAGCGCAAGCCCGACCAGCCGATGAGCCTGAAGTGGGAGTTCCCCGGCGGCAAGATCGAGTCCGGCGAGACGTCGGAGGCGGCGCTGATCCGTGAGCTAAACGAAGAGCTTGGGATCAATGCCACTCTGGGCAAGAGCGTCGCGCGGGTTCGGCATCGCTACCGCAACGGCGGGGTGATCGACCTCGAGTTCTTCACGGTGACGGAGTTCAGCGGAGAGATCGAGAACCGCATCTTCAACGATGTGCGCTGGGCCCCGCTCCCCACACTGACGGGGTACGACTTTCTCGCGGCAGACCATGGACTGATCCAGGACCTGTCTGACGGCAAGATCCTTTAG
- a CDS encoding HAD-IB family phosphatase — MRGKVEFLLSNTLSIRSLSTEEFHAAVSSLSPKVAVFDCDGTLWSGDAGSTFMKWTIETGLVSREAADWMDARYRAYHRGEVSEIAICGEMVQIYQGLREDELRKAARDFFASKIERNIFPEMLELVENLRASGADIWAVSSTNDWVIEEGVRRFGIPADRVLAARVESKNGVVTDTLLDVPTDEGKVVSLKRVGIASPDAVFGNSIHDAAMLTIAKRAFPVNPTTGLLDRCVQENWPVYYPASVTPA; from the coding sequence ATGCGCGGAAAAGTCGAGTTCCTCTTGAGCAATACACTCAGCATTCGATCGCTTAGTACCGAAGAGTTTCACGCAGCAGTCAGCTCCCTGTCGCCGAAGGTCGCCGTCTTCGACTGCGACGGTACGCTTTGGTCGGGCGACGCCGGCTCAACGTTCATGAAGTGGACGATCGAGACGGGGCTGGTCTCGCGCGAGGCCGCCGACTGGATGGACGCCCGCTATCGCGCCTACCATCGCGGCGAGGTCTCGGAGATCGCCATCTGCGGCGAGATGGTGCAGATCTACCAGGGACTGCGCGAGGACGAGTTGCGCAAGGCAGCACGCGACTTCTTCGCCTCGAAGATCGAGCGCAATATCTTTCCCGAGATGCTGGAGCTTGTCGAGAACCTTCGCGCCAGCGGAGCGGACATCTGGGCGGTGAGCTCGACGAACGACTGGGTCATCGAAGAGGGGGTCCGCCGCTTCGGAATCCCTGCCGATCGAGTGCTTGCCGCTCGCGTGGAGTCGAAGAACGGCGTGGTGACCGATACCCTTCTGGACGTTCCCACGGACGAGGGCAAGGTTGTCTCGCTGAAACGGGTTGGGATCGCCTCGCCGGACGCAGTGTTTGGCAATTCGATCCACGATGCGGCGATGCTGACGATTGCAAAACGCGCATTTCCGGTGAATCCGACGACCGGCCTGCTCGACCGTTGCGTGCAGGAGAACTGGCCTGTTTACTATCCTGCCTCCGTCACACCCGCCTGA
- the lolA gene encoding outer membrane lipoprotein chaperone LolA produces the protein MRSFLRHGVLLLASALALPVFVRAQDADTLLRKVDDHYNRLSSLRAHYTERYAGMGIDRTESGTLLLKKPGRMRWSYDQPAGKVFVLDGKFAWFYTPGDDQAQRIPAKQLDDLRSPLRFLLGHTQLKKELGSLTVTQDSLGIHIAGVPVGMEQRIKALTLDVTAAGAIQHMKMEELDGATTEFTFTQVEENVPTREADFTFTAPAGVQVVSGLPPI, from the coding sequence ATGCGATCCTTCCTGCGGCATGGCGTTCTGTTGCTGGCATCCGCGCTGGCGCTGCCGGTTTTCGTGCGTGCACAGGATGCCGACACTTTGCTGCGCAAGGTCGACGACCACTACAACCGGCTCTCGTCACTGCGGGCGCACTACACCGAGCGCTATGCCGGAATGGGGATCGACCGCACAGAGTCTGGAACGCTGCTGCTGAAGAAGCCGGGCCGCATGCGGTGGAGCTACGACCAGCCCGCGGGTAAGGTCTTTGTGCTCGACGGCAAGTTTGCGTGGTTCTACACGCCGGGCGACGACCAGGCACAGCGCATTCCCGCAAAGCAGTTGGACGACCTGCGCAGCCCGCTGCGGTTTTTGCTGGGCCATACGCAGTTGAAGAAAGAGCTTGGCAGCTTAACCGTGACCCAGGACTCCCTCGGCATCCACATCGCAGGAGTGCCGGTGGGGATGGAGCAGCGGATCAAAGCACTGACGCTCGATGTGACGGCGGCCGGCGCGATTCAGCATATGAAGATGGAAGAGTTGGATGGCGCGACGACGGAGTTCACCTTCACGCAGGTCGAGGAGAATGTGCCGACCCGCGAGGCTGACTTTACCTTCACGGCTCCGGCGGGCGTTCAGGTTGTCAGTGGACTGCCACCGATCTAG
- a CDS encoding prepilin-type N-terminal cleavage/methylation domain-containing protein, producing MDRQSTGEKLQREMAGHEEGFTLIELLIVMSVMLIIMTLAVPQLLKLTKQSHELSAVQSVRTIVQAQLSYNSMYPANGFSCSLAQLGGDPKSGAPSAQAAQLIPMDVASGNKAGYTFAITNCNKVTVNNQDMYTSYEVTAVPTSVGKSGDRGFCSDENNRITFDPAGGTNCTQPIQ from the coding sequence ATGGATCGGCAGAGCACAGGCGAGAAGTTGCAACGGGAGATGGCTGGGCACGAAGAAGGTTTTACTCTCATCGAGCTTCTGATCGTTATGTCGGTCATGCTGATTATCATGACTCTCGCCGTTCCCCAGTTGCTGAAACTGACCAAACAGTCGCATGAGCTCTCTGCGGTGCAGTCGGTTCGCACCATCGTTCAGGCACAGCTATCTTACAACTCAATGTATCCAGCGAATGGGTTCTCGTGTTCGCTGGCACAGCTTGGCGGCGATCCAAAGTCTGGTGCGCCTTCAGCCCAGGCCGCGCAACTGATCCCAATGGATGTCGCCTCAGGGAACAAGGCTGGATATACCTTCGCGATCACCAACTGCAACAAGGTGACGGTGAACAACCAGGACATGTACACCTCCTACGAGGTCACCGCCGTTCCGACGTCGGTGGGCAAGTCGGGCGACCGTGGCTTCTGCTCGGACGAGAACAACCGCATCACCTTTGACCCGGCCGGGGGAACGAACTGCACCCAGCCCATTCAGTAA